The following nucleotide sequence is from Stigmatella aurantiaca.
CCACCAGGGTGGAGACCTGCCAGTCGAGACCCTCGATGAGGACCGGGTCACCCCAGCCAAAGCGGGCCCACACGAGGCCCAGCACGTGCTCAAAGAAGAGCCCGGCGACGATGCCGGCAAGAATCAGGAAGATGACCACCAGCCGCTTCGGGTCCATCGCCGAGCGGTTCGCCTGCTGGCTGGCCTCGGTTGCGGTTGCCATGATGCCTCACGGGGTACTGTGGAAAAGGCAGGGACCCCCGGTACCTCTGGCACCGGGGGCCCCACTCTCTGATGACTGGCAGGCCAGGAGGGATTCGAACCCCCAACACGCGGTTTTGGAGACCGCTGCTCTACCGTTGGAGCTACTGGCCTAAACCCTGGACCTAGACCTTACCTTCTTTGTGGTCCGTATGCTTGCGGCAGCGGGGGCAGAACTTGCTCAGCTCCAGCTTGTCCTGGCTCTTCCGCT
It contains:
- the rpmG gene encoding 50S ribosomal protein L33: MPKGNRSIISLECTGCKERNYTTTKNKRKSQDKLELSKFCPRCRKHTDHKEGKV